The DNA segment GTGCTCAGGAGATTTGCCCATTATGAATAAACAGCACGGTGTTACCTTGATCGAGCTGATGATCGCTCTAGCGGTGCTATCAATATTATTGAGCATTGCCGTGCCTAGCTTTCGCCAGTCCATCATTAGTAATCGATTGACCACGGTGACCAATGAATTCATGGCTGCGATCAACTTTGCCCGTTCAGAAGCGATCAAATTAGGTCAAAGCGTCACCTTGTGTAAAAGCACTGATGGCAGTTCTTGCTCGACGGTGAATACGGTTTATTGGGAAGACGGCTGGATCGTTTTTGCCGATGCCAATGCGGACGGCGACTTGGATGTCGGTGAAACTCTATTAAGGGTATGGCCGGCGCTTCAACCCCCTTATAGCTTGCGATCTTCTGCATTCCC comes from the Methylomonas sp. LL1 genome and includes:
- a CDS encoding GspH/FimT family pseudopilin — encoded protein: MNKQHGVTLIELMIALAVLSILLSIAVPSFRQSIISNRLTTVTNEFMAAINFARSEAIKLGQSVTLCKSTDGSSCSTVNTVYWEDGWIVFADANADGDLDVGETLLRVWPALQPPYSLRSSAFPNFLRYNPQGAASNNGNFAACHDSAEVGAKAVIITRVRPRQGVDGNNDRIPETDSGNISSCESP